CACTTTTGCGAAGAAAGTTTCAAAATGTGCCTAAAAATGCAAAATCTATATAATTCTAgaactaattaaataaataaataagtttcgCTTGCGTGCTTATATAAGCAAAGACGTGTTCCTTCTCCGATAAGAAGATTCATCACCTTATTGATTGGTTGACAAAAAACAAACagataagaaaagaaaagattcaTTATTTAATAGTCCCCCGCCGATTAAAAAGATTCACATCCACGTCACCATTCGCCTCTCCGACGATGACACCTGTCTTCGTCGCCGTACTCTTCCTCTCCTTGATCGCCTTCTCCGCCGCAAGACAAAACCCTGACGACGACGTCATCAAACTCCCCTCGCAAGCTTCCAGGTTCTTCCGCCCCAACAACGACGACGAATCTTCATCGTCCGGCACCAGGTGGGCCGTTCTCGTCGCTGGATCGAGCGGTTATTGGAACTACAGACATCAGGTATCGATAAAGTTTGCTCCTTTATGTAGATTCATAACGATGGGTAGAGAGATAGGTTTATGGATTCATGAGTGAACTCTTAAAAAGAGTGTTTTTTTTagataaagtttcaaacttttttttgtttgcaggcTGATGTTTGTCATGCTTATCAACTACTGAGGAAAGGAGGATTGAAAGAGGAGAATATTGTGGTTTTCATGTATGATGATATTGCTGATAATGAAGAGAATCCGAGGAAAGGGATTATTATCAATAGCCCTCATGGGAGTGATGTCTATGAAGGAGTTCCcaaggttctttttttttgctttctttggTTTGTGCTATTTAAAGATTCATTCTctcacttaattttttttttgtgtggcaGGATTACACTGGAGATGATGTTACTGTTGAGAATCTGTTTGCTGTGATTCTTGGAGATAAAGGTGCTGTTAAGGGAGGGAGTGGGAAGGTTGTGGATAGTGGTCCTAAtgatcatatttttatattctataGTGACCATGGTGGTCCTGGAGTTCTTGGTGAGTTTTTGGTGAAAACCCAAGAAAGTAGGAtggttttgattaaattatactGATGGTTCTGTTTGCAGGGATGCCGACTTCTCCTTACTTATATGCTGATGACTTGAATGATGTCTTGAAGAAGAAACATGCTTCCGGAACCTACAAAAGCATGGTAGATCTCTGAGGTTTCTTATGAtatgtttttgttgttggtaCCGTACTGACAAGCAAGCAAACCTGCAGGTGTTTTATCTTGAAGCTTGTGAATCTGGGAGTATCTTTGAAGGGCTTCTTGAAGAGGGTTTGAACATCTACGCCACAACTGCATCAAACGCAGTAGAAAGCAGTTGGGGTACCTATTGCCCTGGGGAGGAGCCTAGCCCTCCACCGGAGTATGAAACTTGCTTAGGTGACTTATACAGTGTTGCCTGGATGGAAGACAGGTAAGCTGAAGAATCTCAAGATGTTTAGGAATCTCTATGAATCTCCCATATATTGATTCTGATGTTTTGTTTGACATGCAACAGCGGTGTGCACAATCTACAAACTGAGACTCTACGCCAACAATATGAGCTAGTAAGCTTTCTCTGCATAATCTTGTGATACTATTACTAATATGAGCTAGTAAGCTTTCTCTTGGCTAATGTGTGTCTGTGTTTTCAGGTGAAAAAGAGGACTGCTGGTGGTGCGTCTGCTTACGGTTCTCATGTCATGCAGTATGGAGATGTAGGACTTAACAAGGATAAGCTCGACCTTTACATGGGAACAAACCCTGCCAATGACAACTTCACCTTTGTGGATGCTAATTCACTGACTCCACCTTCAGGAGTTACTAACCAGCGTGATGCAGATCTTGTCCATTTCTGGGATAAGGTTCCTTTTTCCCAATCTTCTTTACATAATTTAGATGATGCTGAAGTGATTAGTACAATtattttacatgttataattttttCGTGCAGTACCGAAAGGCACCAGAAGGTTCCACAAGGAAAACAGAAGCTCAGAAGCAAGTCCTTGAAGCCATGTCTCACAGACTTCATGTTGACAATAGTGTGAAACTCGTCGGCAAACTCTTGTTTGGCATCTCAGAAGGTTCTGAAGTGCTAAACAAAGTAAGGCCTGCTGGACAACCACTGGCCGATGACTGGACTTGCCTTAAAAACatggtaaataaaataaatacatccATTTTTACTTGTCATTCTTATCATCAATTATGTACATCATTGCAAAGATAGTCAGAGGATATGAGGTCAGTATTGAAAAACGTATAGACATGGTCATGACATTACTACGTCAATATAAGATAGAAAAGTCAGTTTGTGGAGCCCAACACTGTATTATTAACCAGGATACTGAGAAAATCAGACACTTGCTTCTCTACTGATTGATGGATGTTAATATAGATAAGAAAAGATATTTACCTTCATATTGTATGTGTAGGTGAGAGCTTTTGAGAGACACTGTGGGTCGCTGTCACAGTACGGTATCAAGCACATGAGGTCCTTTGCAAACATCTGCAACGCAGGGATCCAAATGAGGCAAATGGAAGAGGCAGCTTCACAGGCTTGTACATCAATCCCATCTGGTCCTTGGAGCTCTCTTCACCGTGGATTCAGTGCTTAAAACCCCTAATCCATCTTTGCATTTGTTTAATACCCAAATATTCCTATTTCGATTCCCCTGTATATCTCATTATCATTTCCCTCTTGATTGTGTAATTACAGATTATCTATTTGCTTTGTACAAAATGCTTGTAGAAACTCAAGTTAATGTAAACAACGGTTTGCTTATTTATATACCTTCTCGCAAATTCTCAAATGGCTTTTGTAGCTGAAAATAGaactgagtaatgagtttccgAACACGGGAGCTTTATTAGAACTTGAGTAATGAGTTTTTACATACACCAAGTGTGTAGAGATAAAGGAAACAGAACAACAGATCATTTGGTGACGGTGAAGCTTGCACGGAAGTTTGATATCA
The Brassica napus cultivar Da-Ae chromosome A1, Da-Ae, whole genome shotgun sequence DNA segment above includes these coding regions:
- the LOC106364661 gene encoding vacuolar-processing enzyme gamma-isozyme-like, which codes for MTPVFVAVLFLSLIAFSAARQNPDDDVIKLPSQASRFFRPNNDDESSSSGTRWAVLVAGSSGYWNYRHQADVCHAYQLLRKGGLKEENIVVFMYDDIADNEENPRKGIIINSPHGSDVYEGVPKDYTGDDVTVENLFAVILGDKGAVKGGSGKVVDSGPNDHIFIFYSDHGGPGVLGMPTSPYLYADDLNDVLKKKHASGTYKSMVFYLEACESGSIFEGLLEEGLNIYATTASNAVESSWGTYCPGEEPSPPPEYETCLGDLYSVAWMEDSGVHNLQTETLRQQYELVKKRTAGGASAYGSHVMQYGDVGLNKDKLDLYMGTNPANDNFTFVDANSLTPPSGVTNQRDADLVHFWDKYRKAPEGSTRKTEAQKQVLEAMSHRLHVDNSVKLVGKLLFGISEGSEVLNKVRPAGQPLADDWTCLKNMVRAFERHCGSLSQYGIKHMRSFANICNAGIQMRQMEEAASQACTSIPSGPWSSLHRGFSA